A window of the Cystobacter fuscus genome harbors these coding sequences:
- a CDS encoding PilW family protein, which yields MRQRHGFSLIELLVSSAVTFLTVLTVSAAFLNYSQSFYTQAGIRGGQASLRQSHLMVIRNLRMAGYGMEPALAFGFPDGWKRSAANNNNMSNRLVFRMRNPAFNAFASLPLSAASINLSQPLKQTLREGQIIQVMCEGAVAWSYAQLSADAPAKSTTLSLKGATGKFPNLNAFTAPCFGSAGGKINIFKIDVYDYSLRFIDDRPYLFRQHGIGPVSSSDPYGEPVAEDIEAFRVTFLREDGSPFLPDPTAAAPDYDTPVDDALRGPTNKSPANIRAVIVGMVARSSTRDLSTTADNKIPAFSKKEDAVKDFDPTTSARPQDLPLEDEIENDRATNKKLAPGIRRVVSEMTVQVRNMRSSEMPLPIYSLDSGACKGGAVPNDNYNCAGG from the coding sequence ATGCGACAACGGCATGGTTTCTCCCTCATCGAGCTGCTGGTGAGCTCCGCCGTGACCTTCCTCACGGTGCTCACGGTCTCCGCGGCGTTCCTGAACTACTCCCAGTCCTTCTACACGCAGGCGGGCATCCGGGGTGGGCAGGCCTCGCTGCGGCAGAGTCACCTGATGGTGATCCGCAACCTGCGCATGGCGGGCTATGGCATGGAGCCGGCGCTGGCCTTCGGTTTTCCCGATGGCTGGAAGCGCAGCGCGGCGAACAACAACAACATGTCCAACCGGCTCGTCTTCCGGATGCGCAACCCCGCGTTCAACGCCTTCGCTTCCTTGCCTCTGTCCGCCGCGTCCATCAACCTCTCCCAGCCGCTGAAGCAGACGCTGCGCGAGGGGCAGATCATCCAGGTCATGTGTGAAGGGGCTGTCGCCTGGTCCTACGCCCAGCTGAGCGCGGATGCGCCGGCCAAGAGCACGACCCTGTCGCTCAAGGGCGCGACCGGAAAGTTCCCCAACCTCAACGCCTTCACCGCGCCCTGCTTCGGCTCGGCGGGCGGCAAGATCAACATCTTCAAGATCGACGTCTACGACTACTCCCTGCGCTTCATCGATGACCGCCCCTATCTCTTCCGCCAGCATGGGATTGGACCCGTTTCCTCGTCCGATCCCTATGGCGAGCCGGTGGCCGAGGACATCGAGGCGTTTCGCGTCACCTTCCTCCGGGAGGATGGCTCTCCCTTCCTGCCGGATCCCACGGCCGCCGCGCCTGACTACGACACGCCCGTGGACGATGCGCTGCGTGGGCCCACGAACAAGAGCCCGGCCAACATCCGCGCCGTCATCGTGGGCATGGTGGCGCGCAGCAGCACCCGGGATCTGTCCACCACCGCGGACAACAAAATCCCCGCGTTCAGCAAGAAGGAGGATGCGGTGAAGGACTTCGATCCGACGACCAGCGCTCGTCCGCAGGACCTCCCGCTGGAAGACGAGATCGAAAACGACCGCGCCACCAACAAGAAGCTGGCGCCGGGCATCCGGCGGGTCGTGTCCGAGATGACCGTTCAGGTCCGCAACATGCGCTCCTCGGAGATGCCCCTGCCCATCTATTCGCTGGACTCGGGTGCCTGCAAGGGAGGCGCCGTTCCCAATGACAACTACAACTGTGCTGGCGGCTAG
- the hemW gene encoding radical SAM family heme chaperone HemW, whose protein sequence is MDFAGPIDALTGTPAARFGLYVHFPYCVSKCPYCDFAVAVVREVPEERYARAVLTELDARLAADPSLRERTLESIFLGGGTPSLWHPRWVAHVLEGVAARLRVAPGAEVSLEANPSLADAGRFAGYRAAGVNRLSLGVQSFQAETLQALGREHSGAQAVAAFETARRAGFDVVSMDFIYGVHGQTRAQVEADARQAVALEPEHLSTYALTVEREVLAVATPLSRQLDQGVLALPSDEAVVEMAQTVRDVYAGGGLHRYEISNHARPGFSSRHNALYWTGGEYLALGVGATGMWLTSSAGAPPEGSRYVNPRGSGAYLRAVEEGRPVEASREALGPEELFAERLSMGLRLRSGVDWEAVCTRYGQSPEPRRAEVERLVRHGLARLEGARLVLTDAGADVHSAICARLL, encoded by the coding sequence ATGGACTTCGCGGGCCCCATCGACGCCCTCACGGGCACGCCCGCGGCGCGCTTCGGGCTGTACGTGCACTTCCCCTACTGCGTGTCCAAGTGCCCCTACTGCGACTTCGCGGTGGCGGTGGTGCGCGAGGTGCCCGAGGAGCGTTACGCCCGCGCGGTGCTCACGGAGCTGGACGCTCGGCTCGCGGCGGACCCCTCGTTGCGCGAGCGCACGCTGGAGTCCATCTTCCTCGGTGGGGGCACGCCGTCCCTGTGGCATCCCCGGTGGGTGGCGCACGTGCTGGAGGGCGTGGCGGCGCGGCTGCGGGTGGCGCCGGGCGCCGAGGTGTCCCTGGAAGCCAACCCGAGCCTCGCGGACGCCGGGCGTTTCGCGGGCTACCGGGCCGCGGGCGTCAACCGGTTGTCGCTGGGCGTGCAGTCCTTCCAGGCGGAGACGCTCCAGGCGCTGGGGCGCGAGCACTCGGGCGCGCAGGCGGTGGCCGCGTTCGAGACGGCCCGGCGCGCGGGCTTCGACGTGGTGTCCATGGACTTCATCTATGGCGTGCACGGCCAGACGCGCGCGCAGGTGGAGGCGGACGCGCGCCAGGCGGTGGCCCTCGAGCCCGAGCACCTGTCCACCTACGCGCTGACGGTGGAGCGCGAGGTGCTGGCCGTGGCCACGCCGCTGTCCCGGCAGCTCGACCAGGGCGTGCTGGCGCTGCCCTCGGACGAGGCCGTGGTGGAGATGGCCCAGACGGTGCGCGACGTCTACGCCGGGGGTGGACTGCACCGCTACGAAATCTCCAACCATGCCCGGCCGGGGTTCAGCTCGCGCCACAACGCGCTGTACTGGACCGGAGGCGAGTATCTCGCGCTGGGCGTGGGGGCCACGGGCATGTGGCTCACCTCCTCCGCGGGCGCCCCTCCCGAGGGCTCGCGCTACGTGAACCCGCGCGGCTCGGGCGCGTACCTGCGCGCGGTGGAGGAGGGTCGGCCGGTGGAGGCGAGCCGGGAAGCCCTGGGCCCCGAGGAGCTCTTCGCCGAGCGCCTGTCCATGGGGCTGCGGCTGCGCTCCGGCGTGGACTGGGAAGCGGTGTGTACACGCTACGGCCAGTCCCCCGAGCCCCGCCGGGCGGAGGTGGAGCGGCTGGTGCGCCATGGCCTCGCCCGGCTCGAGGGCGCCCGGCTCGTGCTCACCGACGCGGGCGCGGACGTGCACAGCGCCATCTGCGCGCGCCTGCTGTGA
- a CDS encoding metallophosphoesterase: MSSPAPRPGLLVLMVPLMLAATPPSLPSRAKQDTPETFSGVERVVAVGDVHGDVDALKAVLKLAGLIDARGRWSGGKTHLVQTGDIPDRGDQTREAYELLMRLEKEALAAGGRVHALLGNHEVMNMLGDLRYATPGELASFADLASGPTEGGLAGHRAAYGPQGRYGRWLRTHAAAVRINDTLFVHGGIAPGVPAQTLAELNRWVRQDLTEGQPPGGAKSPEGPLWFRGYALGDESTQAALDTVLDRFGARRMVMGHTTEREGKIRTRWGGKAVFIDTGLSTGYGHHLAALEIRGGKLTALYPEGRVELPIGAP; encoded by the coding sequence ATGTCGTCCCCCGCCCCCCGCCCAGGCCTCCTGGTGTTGATGGTTCCCTTGATGCTCGCGGCGACCCCCCCGTCGCTCCCGTCGCGCGCGAAACAAGACACCCCGGAGACCTTCTCCGGCGTGGAGCGCGTGGTGGCGGTGGGTGACGTGCATGGAGACGTGGACGCGCTGAAGGCCGTGCTGAAGCTGGCCGGGCTCATCGACGCCCGGGGGCGCTGGAGCGGGGGCAAGACGCACCTGGTGCAGACGGGAGACATTCCCGATCGGGGAGACCAGACGCGCGAGGCCTACGAGCTGCTGATGCGGCTGGAGAAGGAGGCGCTCGCCGCGGGCGGACGGGTGCATGCGCTGCTGGGCAACCACGAGGTGATGAACATGCTCGGGGACCTGCGCTACGCCACGCCTGGCGAGCTGGCCTCGTTCGCGGACCTGGCGAGCGGACCCACCGAGGGGGGACTCGCCGGGCACCGGGCCGCCTATGGGCCGCAGGGGCGCTATGGGCGCTGGCTGCGCACCCATGCTGCGGCGGTGCGCATCAACGACACCCTCTTCGTGCACGGTGGCATCGCCCCCGGGGTGCCCGCCCAGACCCTGGCCGAGCTCAACCGCTGGGTGCGCCAGGACCTGACCGAGGGACAGCCCCCGGGAGGCGCGAAGTCTCCCGAGGGGCCGCTGTGGTTTCGGGGCTACGCGCTCGGGGACGAGAGCACGCAGGCGGCGCTCGACACGGTGCTCGACCGCTTCGGCGCCCGGCGCATGGTGATGGGCCACACCACCGAGCGCGAGGGGAAGATCCGCACGCGCTGGGGTGGCAAGGCGGTGTTCATCGACACCGGCCTGAGCACCGGCTACGGCCACCACCTCGCGGCGCTGGAGATACGCGGAGGCAAGCTCACCGCCCTCTACCCCGAGGGCCGCGTGGAACTGCCGATCGGCGCCCCCTGA
- a CDS encoding M16 family metallopeptidase, with protein sequence MAQRYTLPNGLTVVFEEQHAARVAAFQVWVKAGSADERPDQAGLAHLHEHMLFKGTARRAPGEIARDVEAHGGEINAWTSFDQTVYHIVIASQYARMGLDILGDAIRSSAFDEGELAREIEVVCEEIKRSQDTPSRRASRDLFSTVYQEHPYRHPVIGTAESVRSFSRDKVLEFYRRHYTPRNLVLVATGDFTEAELRGWVDECFGGDWGRPYEGGVVRPREPQLTHRRVLLRPDEVKEAYLNLAFPIPQGNHPDVPALDALAMISGQGEASRLVLEVKRKRGLVNDIHTYAYTPRDPGLFAASLTLPPDKLPQAFEETVRGLAALRTGLVPEEELATVKALIESEAIYQRETVQGLARKLGHYQSSMGELEAEARYYEAIARLTPEQLREVAGRYLRFEHAIVTGLLPPGAAFSAEQVEEILDRVPREPSAPLPERRTPKTRPVAGHAPREEDRSPRATPGRVVEEQLPSGARILVREERAVPLFAMRAVFPGGLRYETAETNGLTTLLGRTLTRGTPTHDAEEISHLVDAFTGALSGMGGRNTVGLRGEFLSRHFQPAFRLFADCLLHPLFPEAEVARERALLVQDIVTREDKPSGVAFDLFNRTLFQTHPYRLPTLGEQASVERLGPEALRAYHAAHMDPSQLTLCVVGDVRADEVFALAHEAFGASRGQARPPPEVRPEPPPESARTTKRELARAQAHLVLGFQGVRLDDSRRYVLEVLSTVLSGQGGRLFVELRDKRSMAYSISSFSVEGVDPGYFAVYMGTSPEKVEAALAGIREQLTRMRDEPIPEGELARARQHLIGTHEIGLQRNGSRAALIALDACYGLGRENFLHYSERVAAVTAADVRAVARELIDLERCALAIVGP encoded by the coding sequence ATGGCTCAACGCTACACACTTCCCAACGGACTCACCGTCGTCTTCGAGGAACAGCACGCCGCCCGGGTGGCCGCCTTCCAGGTGTGGGTCAAGGCGGGCAGCGCCGACGAGCGCCCCGACCAGGCCGGGCTCGCCCACCTGCACGAGCACATGCTCTTCAAGGGCACGGCCCGGCGCGCCCCCGGGGAGATCGCCCGCGACGTGGAGGCCCATGGGGGGGAAATCAACGCCTGGACGTCCTTCGACCAGACCGTCTACCACATCGTCATCGCCAGCCAGTATGCCCGCATGGGGCTGGACATCCTCGGCGATGCCATCCGCTCCTCGGCCTTCGACGAGGGCGAGCTGGCGCGGGAAATCGAGGTGGTGTGCGAGGAGATCAAGCGCAGCCAGGACACGCCCAGCCGTCGGGCCTCGAGGGATCTCTTCTCCACCGTCTACCAGGAGCACCCCTACCGCCACCCCGTCATTGGCACCGCGGAGAGCGTGCGGAGCTTCAGCCGGGACAAGGTGCTCGAGTTCTACCGGCGACACTACACGCCCCGCAACCTCGTGCTGGTGGCCACCGGGGACTTCACCGAGGCGGAGCTGCGGGGGTGGGTGGACGAGTGCTTCGGGGGAGACTGGGGGCGGCCCTACGAGGGTGGTGTCGTGCGCCCGCGCGAGCCCCAGCTCACCCACCGCCGCGTGCTCTTGCGCCCGGACGAGGTGAAGGAGGCCTACCTCAACCTCGCCTTCCCCATCCCCCAGGGCAACCACCCGGACGTGCCCGCGCTGGACGCGCTCGCCATGATCTCCGGCCAGGGCGAGGCCTCCCGGCTGGTGCTGGAGGTCAAGCGCAAGCGCGGCCTCGTCAATGACATCCACACGTACGCGTACACGCCGAGGGATCCGGGCCTCTTCGCCGCGAGCCTCACCCTGCCCCCGGACAAGCTGCCCCAGGCGTTCGAGGAGACGGTGCGGGGGTTGGCCGCGCTGCGCACGGGGCTCGTGCCCGAGGAGGAGCTCGCCACGGTGAAGGCCCTCATCGAGTCCGAGGCCATCTACCAGCGCGAGACGGTGCAGGGGCTGGCGCGCAAGCTCGGCCACTACCAGTCCTCCATGGGAGAGCTGGAGGCGGAGGCGCGCTACTACGAGGCCATCGCGCGGCTGACCCCCGAGCAGTTGCGCGAGGTGGCCGGGCGCTACCTGCGCTTCGAGCACGCCATCGTCACCGGACTGCTGCCCCCCGGCGCCGCCTTCAGCGCGGAGCAGGTCGAGGAGATTCTGGACCGGGTGCCCCGCGAGCCCTCCGCGCCGCTGCCCGAGCGCCGCACGCCCAAGACCCGCCCCGTGGCCGGGCACGCGCCGCGAGAGGAGGACAGGAGCCCGCGCGCCACCCCGGGCCGGGTGGTGGAGGAGCAACTGCCCTCGGGCGCGCGCATCCTCGTGCGGGAGGAGCGGGCCGTGCCCCTCTTCGCCATGCGCGCCGTGTTCCCCGGCGGCCTGCGCTACGAGACGGCGGAGACCAACGGCCTCACCACGCTGCTGGGCCGCACCCTCACCCGGGGCACGCCCACGCACGACGCGGAGGAGATCTCCCACCTCGTCGATGCCTTCACCGGCGCGCTGTCGGGCATGGGGGGACGCAACACGGTGGGCCTGCGCGGCGAGTTCCTCTCGCGCCACTTCCAGCCCGCCTTCCGCCTCTTCGCGGACTGCCTGCTCCACCCCCTCTTCCCCGAGGCCGAGGTGGCGCGAGAGCGCGCGCTGCTCGTGCAGGACATCGTCACGCGCGAGGACAAGCCCAGCGGCGTGGCGTTCGATCTCTTCAACCGCACCCTCTTCCAGACGCACCCGTACCGGCTGCCGACCCTGGGCGAACAGGCGTCGGTGGAGCGACTGGGGCCGGAAGCGCTGCGCGCCTATCACGCCGCGCACATGGACCCGTCCCAGCTCACCCTGTGCGTGGTGGGGGACGTGCGGGCGGACGAGGTGTTCGCGCTCGCGCACGAGGCCTTTGGCGCGTCGCGGGGCCAGGCACGGCCCCCGCCCGAGGTGCGGCCCGAGCCCCCACCCGAGAGCGCCCGGACGACGAAGCGGGAGCTGGCGCGCGCGCAGGCGCACCTCGTGCTGGGCTTCCAGGGCGTGCGGCTGGATGACTCCCGGCGATATGTGCTGGAGGTGCTCTCCACGGTGCTCAGTGGCCAGGGCGGACGGCTCTTCGTGGAGCTGCGCGACAAGCGCTCCATGGCCTACAGCATCAGCAGCTTCTCCGTGGAGGGCGTGGACCCGGGCTACTTCGCCGTCTACATGGGCACGAGCCCCGAGAAGGTGGAGGCGGCGCTCGCGGGCATCCGCGAGCAGCTCACGCGCATGCGCGACGAGCCCATCCCCGAGGGCGAGCTGGCCCGGGCCCGGCAGCACCTCATCGGCACGCATGAGATTGGCCTGCAGCGCAACGGCTCGCGCGCCGCGCTCATCGCGCTGGATGCCTGCTACGGCCTGGGGCGGGAGAACTTCCTGCACTACTCCGAGCGAGTGGCGGCGGTGACGGCCGCGGACGTGCGCGCGGTGGCCCGCGAGCTCATCGACCTGGAGCGCTGCGCGCTCGCCATCGTCGGGCCTTGA